A window of Enterobacter ludwigii genomic DNA:
TTTTACTGCGCGTGGCCTTATCGTGAACATCCGTCATTGACGGCCTCACTCTCACGTAGCGCCACAGCCTGTTTGATGCGGGAAGACAGCAGTTTTGCCACCGCCGCAAAGGCGGGAACCACCACAGAATTACCAAACTGGCGGTAAGCCTGCGTATCCGAAACCGGAATGCGGAAGCTGTAGCCTTGCGGGGTTTCAAACCCCATTAACCGGGCGCATTCCCGCGGCGTTAAGCGTCGTGGACGGTGACGCTGGTTGTCCGGGTCGTCGAAATTCTGCTCGCCAAGCGCCTTGTCCCAGCCTCTGTCGATCAGAATTTCTGCACCGTCCTTATAGTAGCGGGCAGAAAGCGTGCGGGTAACGCTGTGCGGATCGTTTGGGTTGACCATCCCAAAACCGAAGCCGTTGCCCTTCGCCTGATGTTTTTTGGCATAGCGGTAGAGGTATTTCCACAGCACCGGAGTGAGGATAAATTTCGCGTCGACGACAGGCTCCAGCAGCTCAGCCACGGTGGGACGGTGCGCCGGATATAAAGAAGGAATATCACGCAGGGTGAAATCCCCCTTCAGATTGAGATCGCGGCGGAAACCCACCAGCACGATTCGTTCTCGATGCTGGGGCAGAAAATGTTTCCCATCAATGATTTTTGGGTCATCCGCGCCCATGTCCTGTGAGTCGGCCACGTCATAGCCCAACTCGTCCAGCGTTTGCATGATGATGCGGAAGGTTTTTCCACTATCATGGCTCTTTAGATTCTTGACGTTTTCCAGCACAAAAATCGCCGGGCGTCGGGCGTCAATAATGCGGGCCACATCAAAAAACAGCGTTCCCTGGGTATCACAGGCGAAACCGTGGGCGCGTCCGAGGGCGTTCTTTTTCGAGACGCCCGCCAGGGAGAAAGGCTGGCACGGGAAACCCGCCAACAGCACATCATGCGCCGGGATCGTCTGGCGAATGTGCTCCGCGGCTTGTGCATCGCTCACGCCACTTTTATGGCTCAGGGTGACATCGCGGATATCCGCGTTGAAATGATGTTCATGGGGATCGCAGTACCAGTTTGCTTTGTAGGTGCGCACAGCATGTTTGTTCCACTCGCTGGTAAACACGCACTGACCGCCGATGGCTTCAAAGCCGTGTCGGATGCCACCGATACCGGCAAACAGATCGATAAAGCGGAAAGCATAGTTCGGGTGCGCGGCTGAAGGGCGTGGAAGCAGGCTCTGCAGGTAACGAAACTCGCCTTCGCTCAGGCGACGCCCTGCCCGCTCGCTGGTCAGCAGTCTTTTCAGGATTGCCGGGCTCCAGTGGCTCTCACCGTGTGCCACCAGCTGATTTGCCAGGGTTTTAGCATCATAGATATCTAACAACTGGTGCAATAACGCCTGCACCGTTGCCGTTGATTTCTCAGCCTGCTCAGGTGCGGGCTCAGTCACTGATCGATTTTCCTGCATTGTTTTAACCGGACAATAAAGACTGGAAACAGATTACCACAGTTCATTTGCGCAAACTGCGACGGAAGCGGCTCTGAACCTGGCTATCCAGCCCGATGCAGTCACCGCGTAATTCGGCACTGAGTTTCGCCATAAACTGGATCAGAAAATCGGCGTTGTGATGCGCGAGCTCGCGCCCGACATCCGTTTGCATTGTATCAGGCAACCGCAACAGCTTGGTCTGAAAATGGTCAAGGGCAAACGCCCGGTCATCAAGCGATCGTGCATCGGCGAACGGATCGTCAGCATTAAACAGTGCCACCCCCAAAGCGCCTGACACGGCAAAGACTCGCGCCAGACCGATGGCACCCAGTGCTTCCAGACGGTCTGCATCCTGGACAATTTTGGCCTCAATACTTTGCGGCGTCAGCCCGGCGCTGAAACTGTGTGCCTCGATGGCATGTTCCACTGCGGCATAGCATTCGGGCGGAAAATCAGGGAAATCGCATTGCAGAATGCTACGTGTCTTACGCGCCGCCAGACGGGATGACTGACTGCGTTCCGGATGGTTTTTGGGCAGGCTAACGATGTCATGAAAATAACATGCGGTCAGCACAACCAGCGGGTCAACCGTCTGGTTGTCCATAATTTTTTGCGCGGTCATCCAGACACGACGAAAGTGTGAAATATCATGAGCGGCGTCGTCGGTGGTGTGGTTTTCGTCGAGCCAGCGTTCAAAGCGGTGCTGCCACTGCGTAAGTTCCATGATCACATCCTGTCGGTGAAACGGTAACAATAGCAACTTTCCCCGCTGCTATCACCGGTTGTCCTGACGGGGACGCGTATACCAGGCAATCGCGCCCAGAATCAGACCGACGGTGCCCAGCACCATAAACCCCAGAATGGCTCCAAGCCACTTCCCGCTGGTCGACCCTAAATCCCCGTCAGCCACGGTATCAGGCAGTGATGGAATTTTACTTACCACCCACGCGTAGCGCGCCATAGCCCAGACAAAATAACCGCAAAATGCGTAGAACACCCACAGAGCCAGTTTGCCTCCCAGGCTGCGTTCAATTTTTCGTTCCATCTTTATCCTTCACTCCACGATAGCTGCACTATCGTTTTCACCTGCTCACTTAGTTTTGTGACAATCATCACATTTTGTCATTAAACGCGGCAGTGTGGGAAGATTTCTTACGCTCAGTTTGCGTTAAGTTGATCTCAGGCAAGATTAACGGTTGTGTTATTTTTGC
This region includes:
- a CDS encoding DNA cytosine methyltransferase, translated to MQENRSVTEPAPEQAEKSTATVQALLHQLLDIYDAKTLANQLVAHGESHWSPAILKRLLTSERAGRRLSEGEFRYLQSLLPRPSAAHPNYAFRFIDLFAGIGGIRHGFEAIGGQCVFTSEWNKHAVRTYKANWYCDPHEHHFNADIRDVTLSHKSGVSDAQAAEHIRQTIPAHDVLLAGFPCQPFSLAGVSKKNALGRAHGFACDTQGTLFFDVARIIDARRPAIFVLENVKNLKSHDSGKTFRIIMQTLDELGYDVADSQDMGADDPKIIDGKHFLPQHRERIVLVGFRRDLNLKGDFTLRDIPSLYPAHRPTVAELLEPVVDAKFILTPVLWKYLYRYAKKHQAKGNGFGFGMVNPNDPHSVTRTLSARYYKDGAEILIDRGWDKALGEQNFDDPDNQRHRPRRLTPRECARLMGFETPQGYSFRIPVSDTQAYRQFGNSVVVPAFAAVAKLLSSRIKQAVALRESEAVNDGCSR
- a CDS encoding phosphohydrolase translates to MELTQWQHRFERWLDENHTTDDAAHDISHFRRVWMTAQKIMDNQTVDPLVVLTACYFHDIVSLPKNHPERSQSSRLAARKTRSILQCDFPDFPPECYAAVEHAIEAHSFSAGLTPQSIEAKIVQDADRLEALGAIGLARVFAVSGALGVALFNADDPFADARSLDDRAFALDHFQTKLLRLPDTMQTDVGRELAHHNADFLIQFMAKLSAELRGDCIGLDSQVQSRFRRSLRK
- the drpB gene encoding cell division protein DrpB, producing MERKIERSLGGKLALWVFYAFCGYFVWAMARYAWVVSKIPSLPDTVADGDLGSTSGKWLGAILGFMVLGTVGLILGAIAWYTRPRQDNR